ACAAACCTGGCTCAGATACAGCCTTTTCCATAAAAGAGCATACAGTCGCTGGGCGTACAGGAATAGTGCAGAAACGCGACCAGCAAGGAAATTTCATCGATGGAAAATATACGTATTCATTTATCGGATTTGCACCAAGCGATGATCCAAAGCTATTGGTTTACATAGCTGTTGATAATCCGAATACAGACCTCTGGGTAAGATTATGGGGACAAGAAATTGTTGCTCCCCCTTTCAAAGAAATCATGGAAAACAGTTTGCAGTATCTCCAAAAACGATAATCAACCCATCCATCAAAAAAGGAAGCATAGCGGTATACCCCTAAAGGTATCCGAATGCTTCCTCTTTTTGTTTTCCCCATTCTACTTCTTACAAAAATAAGGCCCGCACCACTCGGTTTCATGGGTCTTCACATACGTCCACGTAAAGTCCTTATCCACGATGTACACATCGTATTCCTTTTCCAAGTCCGCGACAGAAAACCTCGCAGCATTTTCCAAAATCAGAACTTCGTTAGCAAGCTGGTAAAACACATAGTACGACTCATGGGCCACCTGCTGAAAGGCTTCATCCGCTTCCTCGCGTTCAAGACAATCTCTCAGTTTATAGCTGAATAAATGCCACAGATACCCCTGGTAGCCGTCTTTATTTTTGAGAAAAATCCTCTCTTTATCCTCTTCGGTCAGATGGCTCGCAAAATGCTTTTCCCATTCTTCCCGTAAGTATGGTCCCCAAATAGACAGCTCTGTTGTCTTCGTGTTCTTTTCCTTCATCCGGTCAGCTAGTTTCATTGGGCGCCTCCATGTTGATACAAGTTCATTTCTAAGAAAATACGTATGAAAGAGTAGGTCGGTCACGTTTCGACTATTGACAAAGAAAAACGAGGCGCATATTATAATACCCATAGGGGTATATGTATAAAGTTGATTGATCACATTTTCATTCAAAAAGTAGGAGGTAGACAACATGTCCGTACAATCGAATTTTTCTGCTGATAAAACATTAGATTGCAAAGGCTTGGCATGTCCAATGCCTGTCGTACGTACAAAAAAAGCAATGGAAGAGATGTTACCGGGTCAAGTGATGGAGGTACAGGCGACGGATAAAGGGTCATTGGCTGACCTGAAGAGCTGGGCAAACAATACGGGGCATGAATATTTGGGCTCGATTCAGGAGGGGGAAGTATGGAAGCATTTCCTGCGAAAAGCGAGTACCCATGAGGTGAAGGAGGAGACGAATTTCTTGCGGACCATATCTAATGAAGAACTGCAAAAAAAGCTGGAAGCCAACGAGAAGCTGACGCTCATTGATGTGCGAGAACAGGCAGAATACGCTTTTCACCGCATTCCTGTAGCTATTTCAATACCCCTGGGAGTATTAGAGCAGCGTTTGGATGAGCTACAGCTCGATGACGACATCTACATGATCTGCCGATCCGGCAAACGCAGCGACATGGCATGTCAGTTGCTGGCCAAAAAAGGTTTTACCAAAATCACCAATGTGCTACCGGGTATGTCCGGCTGGAATGGCCCGGTAGAAAAACAATAAGGGGGAGGGAAAGATGATGGAACAACAAACAAGTGTGAAGGTGATGACAGCACACGAGCTAACGCAGCTTCTCTTTGCGCAGGAGGAATTGTTTATTCTAGACGTTCGCAATACGAGCGATTATGAGAATTGGCGAATCGAAGGGCATCGAGTCGTGAGCATGAACATCCCTTACTTTGATTTGCTGGATGGGGTGGAGAGTGTTCTGGAGAAAATCCCTGTGCATCAAAAGGTGTTGGTTGTCTGTGCAAAAGAGGGCTCGTCTATTTTTGTCGCAGAGATGCTGGCAGAAGCGGGTTTTACGGATGTTTCTTACCTGCAAGGAGGCATGAAGGCGTGGAGTGATCATCTGGAGCCAGTGAAGGTGGGAGAACTCCGTGATGGCGGTGCGATTTATCAGTTTGTCCGCATTGGGAAAGGCTGCTTGTCTTACATGATCGTATCAGGAGGGGAAGCGGCTGTCGTCGATACATTGCGGATGACGGATGTGTACGAAGCATTTGCAGCAAAGCATCAATGGACGATTAAGCACACCATCGATACCCATCTGCACGCCGACCATATTTCTGGTGGAAAGAAGCTGGCAGAACGACTCGATGCATCGTATTGGCTTCCAGAAAAAGATGCGGAAGAAGTTACGTATTTCTATCGTAAGCTAGAGGAAGGGCAGGAAATCCAGGTGGGTGCAACCAAAATCGCGATCCTGCCGATCTACTCCCCCGGACATACCATCGGGAGTACGTCGCTGCTTGTCGATGATACGTATTTTCTCACAGGAGACAGTCTGTTCGTAGCTTCGATCGGACGTCCGGATTTGGCTGGGAAAGCAGAAGATTGGGTGGGAGACCTGCATAACACCTTGTATAATCGATATAAAGAGCTTCCCGAGCATTTAGTCGTGCTGCCTGCTCATTTTGGCAGCTACACGGAG
The window above is part of the Brevibacillus brevis NBRC 100599 genome. Proteins encoded here:
- a CDS encoding DUF4275 family protein translates to MKLADRMKEKNTKTTELSIWGPYLREEWEKHFASHLTEEDKERIFLKNKDGYQGYLWHLFSYKLRDCLEREEADEAFQQVAHESYYVFYQLANEVLILENAARFSVADLEKEYDVYIVDKDFTWTYVKTHETEWCGPYFCKK
- a CDS encoding sulfurtransferase TusA family protein is translated as MSVQSNFSADKTLDCKGLACPMPVVRTKKAMEEMLPGQVMEVQATDKGSLADLKSWANNTGHEYLGSIQEGEVWKHFLRKASTHEVKEETNFLRTISNEELQKKLEANEKLTLIDVREQAEYAFHRIPVAISIPLGVLEQRLDELQLDDDIYMICRSGKRSDMACQLLAKKGFTKITNVLPGMSGWNGPVEKQ
- a CDS encoding MBL fold metallo-hydrolase, coding for MMEQQTSVKVMTAHELTQLLFAQEELFILDVRNTSDYENWRIEGHRVVSMNIPYFDLLDGVESVLEKIPVHQKVLVVCAKEGSSIFVAEMLAEAGFTDVSYLQGGMKAWSDHLEPVKVGELRDGGAIYQFVRIGKGCLSYMIVSGGEAAVVDTLRMTDVYEAFAAKHQWTIKHTIDTHLHADHISGGKKLAERLDASYWLPEKDAEEVTYFYRKLEEGQEIQVGATKIAILPIYSPGHTIGSTSLLVDDTYFLTGDSLFVASIGRPDLAGKAEDWVGDLHNTLYNRYKELPEHLVVLPAHFGSYTEIGPMGVVSARLGDLYRNNPGLTIADESEFRHIVTHHLPPQPNAYQEIRQVNMGKLKPSEEEQQEMEVGPNRCAIHDK